The Brassica napus cultivar Da-Ae chromosome C7, Da-Ae, whole genome shotgun sequence genomic interval TTCTAACGTCACCATCTTCGATTCTTTCATCACTGCGAATCCGACTGAAACACATGTCGACGCACACATGACTCCTATTCTGAAGTCCTTACCATATATACTTGAACAGTATGTCGGGTTCACAGACTATCTAATCAAAGAAGGAGAGCGAACTTACGCGTGGAATCGGTTTCAAGGCATCTATCACAACAATAGGGGTGGGGACTGTGGGCCGTGCGCTGCTAAGTTCATGGAGATGCATTCTAATGGTGATGGGAAGGAAGAGATGAGTAGAATAACTGACAAAGTTGTGGATAAATGTCGTGAGCAGTATGCAATGGATTGCTACGAGGAATTTGTTGGCGATTTTCAGGTTGCGAACGAGGCAGGAGTGAAGTAGCATCCACTTTATCTTAACTATCGGTTTCAATGAAACTTGTCTTTCTATATATTTGTATGAACTTCCTATCTGCGTTTTTGTTAAAAGTGTGCAAGATTTTATCATTGTGAATCTATTTTACTTATTCGAACACAAAACAATATTAACTATCTCGTATTTATCcgaattaaaattaatatactgCATACCATTATGCGTACACTTAACTAAATATCCTGCatactatataaattatttgaaccTTTTACTCGCAACCAAAACGGAACATTTTCAGTGCTAAATATACAGCGTTATATCGGTTCAAAtgtttatttaatagataagCATACAGTTAAACAAGAAAATCCTTAACACCGTACACTTAAACAATTAAACCGTACACCATGCTTTAAAAGCTAGTAGAACTCGTTGGGGTAACGGTTCTTAAGAAAGTACTTCAGGTCTTCGATCTCTTCAGCGTTTTTCTTCTCGTCTTCTTCTAAACGACTAAGACGATCTTCAATGGAATGTAAGCTTCGAATTTTGAGTTCGTGGTCATCAACCTTCCGCGTTAGCTTTTTCGTTTCCTCTTCAATAGCctcatcccattctttctttctGTGCGAGCCATCATTCTGGAAACCACATgttgatattaaaaattcaaagaatGAAAAGGAATATGTTATAAGTTTGTTACCTCAAAGTGTTTGCAAACGAAGTACTTCTTTCCAATGTTTGTTCCTGCCTTACAGACATGTATGACAATCTGGCCACCGCATGGACAACGTAGCGGAATTCCATTGTCAGAGTCGGCAACGAAGAACAGCATGTCATTATACCTCTTATGTTTTTTATCGTCTTCGTAGCTGGAATCTGTCATTGTAAAAATTTGTGATGAAGATTTACAATGAAGGAGCGGTTTTAAATAGGAAAGTAGTGTGGATGTAAGTTTTAATGTTTAATCTGACATTCCAACCCACAAACATTGATTCGTCACCAACCAAACAGCCTTCATTTATTtcaccaccaaacctctttaaatcTTAGAGTCTGTtgcgaaaatattatttaaatattttgtgtcCTTACAGATCTTAAACTAAAGTTGGGCTGTTTGTTTTCATTCAAAGAAAATATAGCCGTTTGGAGAGAAACCACATATTTTGAactttaattaaaactaaatgtAGTTTCTTGGAAAAAAATAGCCGTTAAGGGCAAAAAAAAAGCCGTTATAgggaaaatttctctatataagAAGATTGAACTGAGATGTTTAGTATTGTCACCAAAGAGAGCTCCTCTTTCTTCAAATTACATTGATACTATATTTTGAGGCGGATTTCATAATGACGGATCCTTACTATGCAGATATCAAGCAGTGGAAAAGGGATTCCGATAGGCGTGAGTTGGTTCTCTATGCTCACCATTGCATACCTAACATCTGTGCGTGTGGTGCTCCTATAAGATTGTCCACCGACGAGAAAGGAAAGAGCTACTTCGAATGCACAGAGTTTGAGGTGAGTAAATAAATtgtatatatgaattaaatattttgagtttagatttgaagtttaTTCTCTTATATCTTTCAGGATGATGGGTTCCACATTCGTCATGCTTGTTTTAATGCCTTCGAAGAAGAGTTGGAAGAGTTAAACGAGAAAGTTGATGAGGAGGCCAAGAGCCGAAAGAAGATGGTTGATGAGATGAAGAAAATGCGTGAAGATATCAAACTGCTTAAGGAATTATGTATGGAAGGGGATGACGTGAGAAATGATGTTTATAATcgtatataaattcaaaattttcagttTATATATGAAATTCACTATCTTATATCCTTCAGAATGATGGGTTTCACAATCGGCATCGCTGTTGTGATGCTATAAAAGAAAGACTGCAGGAGGTAAATGAGGAAGTTGCTGAAGAGACCAGGATCCGAAAGAAGATGGAAGATGAGTTGAAAAAAATGCTAGAAGATATTAAACTGCTTAAGGAATTGTGTGGATGCTGAATTACTTAAATAACTCTAACTAGTATTGTTTAATTAAATAACTCTAAATGCATCTAAATGATTATTAATGTTGTTGTTTTCAATTAATGTtgttctttttaattattaacgTTGTATTTTATAATGTTCTATTAAATGGTCGCATTTCGTTGGCTCTCACTCATGTACACTTTCACGAAACGCCTCCTAATTACGCCTTTAGTGTTCCCAATGGTTGCTTATCCTATCAACCGGCTCGTTTAAATACACCGTCGGAGAATGCAACATCctcatctattttaaaattctgtccTGCCGTAGGCGAAATGAAGCAAGGAGAATCTTCTGTGAGAGAATACAATACAATGTTTCTAGCAGGAGGTCTGGTAGACAAACACGACGAACCTACATTGGTAAAGATGTATCGAGAAGGCTTACGAGAAAACATACGGTCGGAGATTGGAACAACAGTCTTCTCGACACTAGAAGAAATCATGCAGGCAGCTTTGGAAATTGATGAAAGTGATATGCCATCTGACACAAATTACTCTTCCACAGAATCAGACGACTCGGTTTCAGATGACTCCGTATCTGATGATTTGGGAAAATGCCCCAAGAAGAAGGCTAGAACGGAAAAGGATCCTAACGACGACATAGACGACCAAGACCATGATGGTGAACAAGAAACAGAGACTGATGCTGAGTACGAAAGTGAGTGGTCTCCTCCAAATCCGGTAGAAGGGTGTGATGACGAGTCCGACAGTAAGATTGATCTTGAAGACTATCAGGAATACATAGAGGAACACCACAAGTCCGATTCTGAGTCAAGTGAAGATTCCAAATGATGTTTATGCTCGATAAACCAAATTTCTTTAAGTTAATTTTTGTAAACTCTATGTTTGCACACCAATACATCATTTTCCTAGGAATATACGGTGTACACAATATAAGATCGTACACCGCTTTTAAATCGTATCGTTTGCTTTctactaattattattatgGAATAAAAAACTTGTTGCACTTACTTTAAGATATAGAACTGAATGAACTAAGTTTTcactcttttaattaataaaatgtgaTATAGAATTGAATGAACTAAGTTTAAGACGGAGTGCACAGCTATATCCTGGAATATAAGGTGTACATAGTACAAGATCGTACACCACTCCTATATCTTATCGTGTACCCTCTATCAATTAATAGCATGAGAAATAGAACTGGATGAACATAATTTATGATATAGTGTACAGTTATACTCCGGAATATACGATGTACACCGTATACCGTCGTACACCCTTTTATATCTTGTCATGTTAACTATACAAATTAGTAATACGGGATAGAAAACTGGTTAAACTTAATTTAAGATAAAGTGTACAGTTGTACTCTGGCATATACGGTGTACACCGTATACCGTCGTACACCCTTTTATATCTTGTCATGTTAACTATACAAATTAGTAATACGGGATAGAAAACTGGTTAAACTTGTGTAATCGATGAGATGAAGAAAATGCTAGAAGACATGTGTAATCGATGCTTGAACAATGATAACGAGCGGTTCATAGTAAAGAGGCATTTGTTCATGTCAACAATCGTCCCCTTGTTTTATAGTTGCAAGTGTTCACCATGCTTGGACCAGGATTGGGCTCTTTGGTACATTGAGCACATCAAGGTAGCAGACATGTGTAATCGATGCTTTTGGATTAAAGAGGTTGCTCTGTTTCTACGGAATTTTCGGTGTTGCACTGGTTTTGTCAAACAACCGTCAAAGAAACCGTTTGTAAAGAAGAAAACCGGTTAGTGGTGGTTACTGCCGATACGAGACCAATGGGAAATCGACATCTCTTGGTTTGTGTCGGTTACTTATAATTACACTCCTTATAAATAAGGAAATTGTGAGCACAATTCATAGCAGACGAAAAATCATTCTCTTACTATAATGTCCCAATTTCCGATTCTCGCTCTCCCTTCAGAGGTCCAAGCATTAGTGGTTCAACGCGTTGCAAATAACTCCTTCGCAGATCTCTATAGACTCCGATCTACTTGCAAGTCAATGCTTGCTTTGGCAGACCAGCGTGGGATGTATGGTTCCTTTGATTTATTTAAGTACCCTTGGCATGTTGGCAGGCGAAATTTGTTGTTAATAAGATGCTACGCGGAGGGAAACCCAAGTTGTCTTTATATTAAGGGTGTGGAGTGTTTCTACGGGTTAGACCGTGAAAAAGAAGGACTTGGATTGTTAAAGAGGGCAGCGGATGCAGGATACGAGCGTGCGTTGTATACCTATGCAATGACTCGCAAAATATTTTGGGAGGATGAAGAGTACTTTTCTCGCTTCACAAGAGAATCCGTTGGTAGAATAGGAATGGTGGTTAGAGATGAAGATTCGGTTTGGTTGAACAATGATAACGAGCGGTTCATAGCAAAGAGGAATTTGTTCATGTCAACAGTCGTCTCCTTGTTTTATAGTTGCCCGCGTTCACCATGCTTGGACCAGGATTGGGTACTCTGGTACATTGAGTGCGGCAAGGCTGGAGACATGTGTAATCGCTGCTTTTGGATTAAAGAGGTTGCTCTGTTTCTACGGAATTTTCGGTGTTGCACTGGTTTTCCAGATTTCGACACATGGCAGTAATAGTGCATGGTTGTATTACCTAAACACTATATCAataaatataatcttttatgatATTTAATATGGTGTCTTACCCTTATCACTCtatcaataaatataatatttttgaaactgaaTGTGGTGTACaacatatattttcaaaagaaatgATGTATTCAAACAAATTCAAATTCATATCGGTGACATTGtacaaaattcaaattcgttCTGACATTGACGGGACTGATTAATActttattttcaattaaaagagaatttttattaattctGATATCCCCGAGAAAAAGTTCTACTAAACAATCATTTTGCTTAACCGTTTAGGTTACCTTGAATCGAGACAGGTTACCTAAACactatattaataaatataatcttttatgatATTTAATATGGTGTATTGCCCTTATCACTCtatgaataaatataatatttttgaaattcaatGTGGTGTACAGCATATATTTTCAAATGCAATGATATATTCAAACAAATGCAAATTCGTTTCGGTGACATTGTACAAAATTCAAACTCGTTCTAACATTGACAGGGCTGATTAATACTTTATTTTCAATTGAAGGAGATTTTGTATTAATTCTGACATCCCCGAGAAAAAGTTCTACTAAAACAATCATTTTGCTTAATCGTTTAGGTTACCTTGAATCGAGAAGTGAAAAAATCGCCTCGGCATTATCTACTGTGTAGGGGATATTAATGCTAATTTCATATTACTTACTTTGTTTTATTGTGTTAAAACGGATCTGACCCTCAAACCATTTCATTACCGCAAAAcattccttaactcaaaatggTTTTTGAAATCAAACAAGGATCGGTGACCGTTGATGAATACGAGGATTTCTTCCAAGGTCTTGAGATCATGAATCAAAAAACCGAGCAGGATTTGATTAAAATCGCTCGTGAAGGATTGAAGGAAGATGTCCATGAGGGTTTGGAATCTGAAGAGTTTGCAACTCTTCAAGCACTCTTTCTAGAAGCAGCCGCAGTGGAAGAGATACTGGAGATGGAAAATTCTCCGGAAGAAAAACCTCGCAGATGTAAGAAGAGGAAGAGCAGCTTATTGGACCCGGAAGATGAACTCCCCTGGGACAAACCGCAAcctgaagaggaggaagagagtgAAGATGAAGAGTCTGACGACGACTGGTCGTATGAAGGAGATACGAGGGTGGAAGTTAAGTACGACGACATGGGTTTTTCCACACCAGGTTCTGTCTCCGCCGCCTCAGGTACCGTAACCGACGAATCGGAATCTTTAACAGCCACGAACAGCACTGCCGATGGTGACTCACTCGCTGACTCTAGCGTCTCCTTTGCAAACATCGTCACCGAGAACAGCGCTGCCGGTGGTGGCTCCGTCGCTGACTCTAGTGTCTCCGTCGCTGACAGCGTCGCGGACAACAGTACGGCCGGATTAGGTTCCATTTCTGGCTCCAATTCAACCGGAATGGGCTCCATCTCTGGCAACGTCGCTGACTCGAGCCCCTCCGCCGCTGGATCCAGCTTCATCTCAAACTCCTTCGCATACTCTGGCGCCGGTAAATGCTCAGCAACCTCAGTCGTCTCCAATCTCtagttttaatatgtttgctTCAGTTTAAGTCGTTTGCAAGTATGATGTGAATGTAGGTTTTTGGGAATCTTATTTGCTGTAAGGGGATTGTTATCGTTTTCCAACTAAGATCGTACACCGCTTTTGTATCTTATCGTGTGCCCTCTACTAATTATTCATATGGGATTTAGAACTGGTTGAACTTAATATAAGATATAGTGTACGCTTATACTCCGGAGGGTGATGATCTCTCGGTCATACACCCATTGATATGTTGTCATTTTCACTCTGCGAATTAGTAAAATGGGATATACAACTAAATGAACTAAGAGAGAGTGTACAACTATATCCAGGAATATACGGTGTACACAGTATAAGATCGTACGCCGCTTTTAAATCGTATTGTTTGCCTTctactaattattattatgGAATAAAAAACTTGTTGATGATCTCTCGGTCATACACCCACTCATATCTTGTCATTTTCACTCTTTTAATTAGTAAAATGTGATATAGAACTGAATGAACTAAGTTTAAGGCGGAGTGTACAACTATATCCAGGAATATAAGGTGTACACCACTCCTATATCTTATCGTTTACCCTCTATCAATTAATAGCATGGGAAATAGAACTGGATgaacaaaatttatgaaataGTGTACATTTATACTCCGGAATATACGATGTACACCGTATACCGTCGTACACCCTTTTATATCTTGTCATGTTaactataaaaattagtaatacGGGATAGAAAACTGGTTGAACTTAATTTAAGATAAAGTATACAGTTGTACTCCGGAATATACGGTGTACACCGTATACCGTCGTACACCGTTTTATATCTTGTCATGTTCACTATACGAATTAGTAATACGGGATAGAAAACTGGTTGAACATAATTTAAGATAAAGTGTACAATTATACGGTGTACACAGTATAAGATCGTACACCGCTTTTAAATCGTATCGTTTGCCTTctactaattattattatggaataaaaaaaaatttgcactTACTTTAAGATATAGTGCACAATTTATACTCCGGAGGGTGATGATCTCTCGGTCATACACCTACTCATATCTTTGTTCTTGAGGGTTTTAAAACAAAGCAATATGAGGTATTCAGCTTTTagaaaacaaatgaaagttaaTTTAAGGATAGTACTCAATTACCTTAAACGTTCACCATTACATGGTAAATGAACAACAAAGGCATCTATTACAGCATACTACAAACGGTTAAACAAATCCAATACAGCTTGCAGTTTTGGCAGCAACGGTCCAACCCGACATAATAGATCCTGCAGTTCTCGCCATCAAGGCATTCTGTTTTCATGATTACATCATCATCCGGAAATAAGAAAGTTTCACCGTATGTGTTAAGTGAtattaagagttttcaaggattctaagacaaatgatgtaatataaaagattgtcgaactaattctaagggatttcaaagcactgagaatgcaagtactcacttaatctaagtgcaacctgtgatttaaaagatttataaactaatgattaatgctaatgcagtttcagaataataaaagcgATACATGAAgtaactttcttaactaagggaagagagaactcatgggcatagggattagaccttgggcgatcaagtttcgaactaaggatgacaaacgatcaatcaaactaataaccttaagcttagacacagttctaaacaagttctatgtctagatgaatgttcatttactaacacatttcaaacatcaaatgtctttggttgaataatatgaaagaaatcattactaacaagtctaatggctatcttagcacctctaacaacaaatgtctttggcaaagtatgctaaaagcttagaagagttgtctcaggcatttcatcaaacaccttttgggtggaaaatgcctaaagatcaacttttgagaggccaactcagaagatgcattatgaatactctactagcaagactaagaatgatctacactaaaacatcctagctctaacctaatcacccttaatctccctaacctgtgaattcaaaaggtgattactcactaatctccatgattcctcttaaacccatattggatttcagattaatcatgtagagaaatacagagAATCGATATGAAAACAACAGGATTGCAATAACAGAAAATCAATTGAATCAAAGAAATGAACTTTCCAAGAGGTTTTTGGTGATTTTcttaagataaaagataatctgcctccaatggcttacaaaagatacttaaacataggtttagaaagtgtaaaacgtgcataacaaaatgaccaaaaaaccCTTGATAAATCATAAGTTCGACCAAATAGACAACGCGCAgggacctcggcacgtcgcttcGGGAGGTCGCTCTGGGTGCTGGGAGCAACCTCAGGTAGTCGCTGTGGgacgtcgctcccggcttgTTCGTCGCTCTCAAATCAACACAACCTGAGCGACCTCTGGGTGTCGctgtggtgaggtcgctctggagctggagcgacttcgccttgtcgctctaggaggtcgctccgaagcgtAAATGGCGAGCGACCTCGTgttgtcgctctggtaaggtcgcccTGAGAGGTAGGGCAcagcgagttcatggcgtcgctccggtagggTCGTTCCCATGCACTGgtcgtccaatgatcacattaatcacctcttttgagctccaaatgcacccaaatgtccccaagaactccatgtggtactccaatacctaataaagactcatgcatgcaaaatgcaacttaaacatggctaaatcctagtctatatgatcaaaatacacatgggtgaatggataacacaatgaaaatatgcaagGTATCAACTCctccaaacttgttctttactcgTCCTCAAGTGAACTTGCAAGAACTCATATAGGAGAGAGATTTGAAGGTGGGAACTCAAAGCCAAAAGTAACACTTCCTAGCACTCAACTTAACATcctaaagaaacatagcaaatagcatgagcaactctcttattatactctagcttctctaggcatATCCCTACTCTTATGCCTCTACACAAGTCGCAATACTCATCAACTAACAAGTCCCTTCAaccagctctcacattgattcacacacacacaaagtgAATTATCACAAATGGGCAattgatctcaatcatttggctaggtaatcaatggtctaatatgaatgaagagagGGGTtcaaatgttttcatttaaaggtggttatcactcaaaacaaggagcttgatcattatgcaaaatttatctaagattagaagtaactcatgcatacatagattaattctcatcattctacccccTTTTGTTATAAGTGATCACAAGTTCTCCCTTTTTTATAATcatctcaaaatcaaaataaacccctcacatcactcacccaatgaacaactctccttttcttttgactcaacCAGTAGggattttaattcattttttacatgctctaactctttctcatttccttccccaccttctctttgattctttttctcttttttttttttatgtatgggGGAAAGGTTCTTTGTTACATAATCTAGAGCTTTATACTTTCCTTTTTGTCCCtagagttttcttttctatttataCTCTTTTGCTCatctctctcatctttctcactcCCCAAACCCAAGATATTGAAATTTAGAACACACAAACTCCTCTCACCATCCCCAAATGCTAACTCATTgtgctagcaagagatgagaataaacctatgtcgcctccaatactctcaagattttgcacatgacaag includes:
- the LOC106435683 gene encoding secreted protein C-like, with amino-acid sequence MVFEIKQGSVTVDEYEDFFQGLEIMNQKTEQDLIKIAREGLKEDVHEGLESEEFATLQALFLEAAAVEEILEMENSPEEKPRRCKKRKSSLLDPEDELPWDKPQPEEEEESEDEESDDDWSYEGDTRVEVKYDDMGFSTPGSVSAASGTVTDESESLTATNSTADGDSLADSSVSFANIVTENSAAGGGSVADSSVSVADSVADNSTAGLGSISGSNSTGMGSISGNVADSSPSAAGSSFISNSFAYSGAGKCSATSVVSNL